From the Elaeis guineensis isolate ETL-2024a chromosome 16, EG11, whole genome shotgun sequence genome, the window ttttagataaaaattcgtAGACAATGGGTgtgaatataatctaaaaaatcagAATAAAAGATACTCGAAATGTTATCggtaaaaaaaatacatcagtcCAACTGCACTCTTCAGAATAATCAGCTACAAAACCAACAACCTAGTTGGCCGtgggataaattatatttttgaaaaattatattctacactGTATGCATGACATGTGGttttgtatataatttttttcgtCATCTTATAGTGAGATGAATGGAGCCTATAGAAATAAGATGAAATGATTGACATGATGCGTAGCCATCTAAAACATGCGGTGTAGCATATAATTTCTCCCAATTTGATGTCATTTGAAGTCTGAGAAAACAGAGCTCTTTTCtcgaataatataaaaaaaaaacttttttaccaaaatatattcaaaccaaacttatttaccaaagtgATGTaagagggaaaaacgccattcaaaatggcgtttttcccccTGCCACGTCActccccatttccacggtggcatcgtcccaaaaaaaaaaacaaaaaggaagaaacgccatttggaatggcgcttttaaaaacgccattccaaatggcgcttttaaaaacgccattttgaatggcgtttttaaaaacgccattcaatatggcgtttttcaattttcccacccaaaaataaaggaaaaaatcgtgggaaaatggaaaattttattttttaaaatttgaaattagtaaataaattaaaaattttaattttgattgaattttaaaatataaagatttgaatttgtaattcattaaaaaaattaatttagattttttatttcaaattttttttaaaagatgtccaaaaaaatcttaagaaattaaaaaaaaattatcatagaaaataaaaaaagagaaaaaaatatgaaagaaataaaaatttgaaattaaattgaaaaacatcattcgaaatacttgtcttcaaaatttttaagaaaattaaaaattataaatttttttttaaaaaaaaaaagaattataatgtaaaaataaaaaataataaaattttaaagataaattgaaattaaaatattatttcaaattactttctcaaataaaaaataataaattaaaaaaagattcaaaaaaattttaaaaataggctaaaaaatttttataaaaatacaaagaattgaaaaaaaataggaattataattgtaattgaataacaaattttttattttttaattttaagaaataagaacaaaaatttttaaaaaaaatttaaaaatgaccttaaaaaatttataaaaagataaagaattgaaaaaaatagaaattgtaattgtaaggaaaaaaagggaggaaaatttaatttataactaaattaatttaaatattattatttaaaaaatattttaaataaagaaaaaaagggagaaaaatttaatttgaattaaattttgatcaaaaaataaatccagtgtaaagttaaaaaataaggaaaaatgtggaaaaaaaattttgtaaattgaactttagaaaaaataataattttttaattaaagaaaaagaatacgtaatagaatgctaaaaagaaaaaaatggaagagaaatgaaattataatttcaaatgataactattttaaaataaataaaaaaaagtatcataggaaaataaaaaaataataataaaataagaattataattataaattttaaagaaatttaattttaatttaaattaaaaattatcatttaaattattattttcattatttaatttaatttatttattaaaagattacaaatacataatataaaaaattgtaagaaaagtagatttatattttttagtcgactccatgaatcgactcatggctaaaagagtttaatggcgcgcaaaatttttgactgcgacactctgtgagtcgatcccttgactttctttctagtaatttttattttttaaattttataaatagaggaagagagaggaagagggagagaggaggcagctcaccgtcgtgctgtcggagagacgccggagtagggagaagagggagaaagaagaagagggagaaggagagaagaaggggggaaaggagaaaacgccgtttccttcggtgtttttttattctttttcttttttctaaattttttaaattttttttcataatttgtttaattatttgttttaatttattaaattttttaatgaggatagtaatttgaatgataatttttaatttaaattaaagataattttttgttttaaattataatttctattttattaccattttttatcttttatttactttttttatgatatattttttaatttaatttgtaatttttataatttaaaaatataatattagttttttttcatttttatgatatattatgtattcttttcctttacttaaatttgtaaaggaagaaggagaagatcgagaagggagaaggagaagggagaaggaggggaaaaatgggtttggggaggggagagaatggcgttttctcttttttttattttttattttttttaatatctttacttatctatttgtaattttttaataaataaatttaattaaataataaaaataataatttaaatgatattttctaatttaaattaaaattaattttttttaaaatttataattataattcctattttattattattttaatattttttttatgatatttttttaaaaatttattttaaaaattttatcatttcaaattataagttcagttttcttttatttttatctttttagcattctattacgtattctttttctttacttaaaaatagacttattttttctaaaattcaattcaaagagcaacatttgatatattattatttacgttataatttttataatcctttcagcataacattttctctcctaatattctgagacacgttcgagtatgtgtatccatatgcaccaatcataatatccaatcatttaaaattaaataatataaaataaaatcaacatttaatattatttaatagaataaaaatgtcaaacgtaaaaaaaaaaatacaacaaatatgaaaaaatactaaatacaaatacaacaaagactaagtcccataaGAACGTCGCGGCGCCCATGATcgtctgtcggatcatctacggactgagagacccgttcaactctctcatctggatacacggatggacgcctctcaaaaaagtatcatactcatgtggccaactggtacccggtgatggcatctgggggatgtacgaAGAAGAAGACACTGCCATCTGTagatgaaaaggcggtggcatctgtgcagcatcaaatgatgacatatgcggtgatggcatatgtgaagcatatggtgacggcgtataactcatatctggcgcccgaactgctccataccaaagcgcacaggtatgtggatcaacaccaatcgccaccaatgttccggaacctgttctctccatctcccgcagtatctgaatccgctcgtcctcatcagtcgtagataaagcacgacgagcgtccaacacgagatccgacatagaataagtctataaaataaaaatagaacagttagtataaaacaatcagtatagtgtacaatataaaacaaaaatataacacaaataacatgaagtaattttcataatcttaccaaaagacgtacagtagaactctcgccctcgtatccagaaactgcatactgagactgtccaatgactcgcaccgtaatgctaaaaaatcaagtaatgtagtcatcagtatatgaacgacctctcaaaataggatcaccatgaacaatatgatctcgacgtgcatcccaaatatcgatgtactgtgcatgtctgatacgccagtcgatacgaactctccctcgtcgatcaatacgatgaagtccctggctgatatcaaactgctctggaccCACAACCAATCGAGACGGGACCCACCGTCGGGAGAGACGGGGGCTGAGGACCACCGTCGGGGCGCGGGAGCCCGCCGTGGCCATCGGGATGCGGGGCTCGGCCCCGGAAAGTACGGCCCACCGGcataacattttctctcctaatgttctgagacacgttcgagtatgtgtatccatatgcacaaatcataatatccaataatttaaaattaaataatataaaataaaatcaatatttaatattattcaatagaatcaaaatgttaaatatatcaaaaaaaataatacaacaaaaatgtaaaaatactaaatacaaatacaacaaagactaagtcccacaaggacgtcgcggcgcccgtggtcgcttggaccttctcaggaaggtcctcgccggctgctcctgctgtgatagctcctctcctatatcagtggaggagatctgctgatcatgctgctcaggaataactgatgctgtcggatcatctacggactgagagacccgttcaactctctcatctggatacacggatggacctgaaaaaaaagtatcatactcatgtggccaactggtacccggtgatggcatctgggggatgtaggacgaagaagacgctgccatctgtggatgaaaaggcggtggcatctgtgcagcatcgaatgatgacatatgcggaatatgcggtgatggcatatgtgaagcatatggtgacggcgtataactcatatctggcgtccgaactgctccataccaaggcgcacaggtatgtggatcaacaccaatcgccctcAATGCTCCagaacctgttctctccatctcccgcagtatctgaatccgctcgtcctcatcagtcgtagataaagcacgacgagtgtccaacacgagatccgacacagaatcagtctataaaataaaaatagaactgttagtataaaacaatcagtatagtgtacaatataaaacaaaaatataacacaaataacatgaagtaattttcgtaatcttaccaaaagacgtacagtagaactctcgccctcgtatccagaaactgcatactgagactgtccaatgactcgcaccgtaatgctaaaaaaccaagccatgtagtcatcagtatatgaacgacctctcaaaataggatcaccatgaacaatgtgatctcgacgtgcatcccaaatatcgatgtactgtgcatgtctgatacgccagtcgatacgagctctccctcgtcgatcaatacgatgaagtccctggctggtatcaaactgctctggaatgccctgagtctgaccaaactgccgcaggacacgatcggaaagatgccactctaccacatcaaaacaaataagcggcaccctagcagtccatatgtcgtgtccaactgtacacatctgcggcagtatagccaatatcccatctgtatatggctcccacaaaaactgatataatatagttaaaataaaaaaaattaataaaaatttataatagattatgaatactgtaaattgatagagagaggagggggccggggtccaccgtcgggatgcggggcccgccgccaGGATGTGGGCCCCGCCGTCGGGAGGCGcgccccgccgccggccgtctgtggccggcggccaaggagaagggagagagagaggaagagagagaggagggggccggggtccACCGCCGGGACgtgggacccgccgtcgggacgcgcggcccgccgccggccgtctgtggccggcggccaaggagaagggagaaagagaggaagagagagagaagaagagagagaggagggggccgggggccaccgccgggacgcgcggcccaccgccggccgtctgtggccggcggccaaggagaagtgagagagagagagtgagagagagaggagggggccgggggccaccgccgggacgcgggacccgccgccgggatgcgcggcccgccgccggcagtctgtggccggcggccaaggggaagggagagagagaggaagagagagaagaagagagagaggagggggccgggagccaccgccgggacgcgggacccgccgccggccgtctgtggccggcggccaaggagaagggagagagagagaggaagagagagagagaggaagagagagaggagggggccggggccaccgccgggacgcgggacccacagccggggcgcgcggcccgccgccgggacgcgcggcccgccgccggcagtctgtggccggcggccacggagaagcgagagagagaggaagagagagagagaggaaagagagagagaggaagagagagagaggagggggccgggacgcgcggcccgccgccgggacgcgcgccccgccgccggccgtctgtggccggcggccacggagaagggagagagagaggaagagagagagagaggaagagagagagaggagggggccgggagccacggccgggacgcgggacccgccgccgggatgcgcggcccgccgccgggacgcgcggcccgccgccggcatgagaagaagagagaaaggggaagaggaagagagaaagaggaagatggagagagaggcgggaAGACCTCACCGCCAccgagacctcgccgccgtgccgccggagagacgccggagaagatcaagaagggagaagggagaagggagaagaggagaaagagaagagggaaaaggaagaagaagggaaaaaggtcctgggaggggaaaacgccattctctatggcgttttctcttttttttttttttctttaattattatttctaatcttttaataaataaattaaattaaataatagaaataataatttaaatgataatttttaatttaaattaaaattaaattttttttaaaatttataattataatttttttttttagatatttttatttatttattttaaaataattatcatttgaaattataattttagttttcttccttttttttatctttttagcattctattacgtattcttttcttttaattaaaaaaatattatttttcctaaagttcaatttataattttttttttcatattttttctcattttttaactttacactgtatttttttttatcaaaatttaattcaaattaaaattttaattttcctctcatttttttttcttcatttaaattagttttttaaataataatatttaatttaatttaattatttaaaatattattttttatttcaattacaattttaatttttatttcttaaaattaaaaattataaactttgttcttcaattacaattacaatttcttttttttttcaattctttatctttttatgaaattttttaaggctatttttaaattttatttgaaaaatatttcaattaatttaattttaattttacaaaatatatttaaaaaattttttattttaattaatttttataattttttttaaaaattttaatttataattcttatttttggtgacttcttaaaaattttcactatttaacttttcctcatttctttaactttttaatgtatttctttttttatcaaaattttattcaaatttaatttttttaagtcacattgataaaataccctaacaaaaaaattataattaatttaattttattttattcttttatgatatattttttcaaatctttatattttaaatttaaatcaaaattaaaattttaatttatttactaatttcaaattttaaaaaacaaaatttttcaatttttcattcaaaatgacgttttatatttaaattaatttagttatttagaatataatttttaattttatttataattataattcttatttcttaaaattaaaaattataaactttgttcttcaattacaattataatttctattattttcaattctttatgtttttataaaattttttaaccctatttttaaaaaaaaatttaatttttttaaaataaattatttttaatttctgaaagtaatttgaaataatatttttatttcaattaatctttaaaattttatttctttttaattttcaattataattctttttctttgattacttcgtttttttttaaaaaaaatttttaagacaaatatttcgaatgatgtttttcaattaaatttcaaatttttatttctttctcttttttgaatttcttaagatttttttggacatcttttaaaaaaaatttgaaataaaaaatctaaattaatttttttaatgaattacaaattcaaatctttatattttaaaattcaatcaaaatttaaattttttatttattcactaatttcaaattttaaaaaagaaaattttccattttcccacgattttttcttttatttttgtgtgggaaaattggaaaacgccattttgaatggcgtttttaaaagcgccatttggaatggcgtttttaaaagcgccattccaaatggcgtttcttccttttttttttttttttgggacgatgccaccgtggaaatggggggtgacgtggcaggggaaaaaacgccattcaaaatggtgtttttcCCTCTTACAtcagtttggtaaataagtttggtttgaatatattttggtaaaaaagtttttttttcgtATTATTTGGGAAAAGAACTCGAGAAAACATCTATTCCATGATAAAATAAGAATCATAAAAACGGTAAGAAGAAAATAGTTCAATATTGCTCATTGTACTATAGTTGCATTACTAAAATAGGCTATTAACTCACCAAACTGACCTTCATCTTAAAACTTTCACATTATTGTTTTTTGTTTCCAGAACAAACAATTCAAACACCTCTCTCGCTCTCTGTGAAAGAGTGGAATTGTCGCTTAAGAAAGACCTAACTTAAAAATCTCCCCAATCCGTTAGTGCATGCTCTGAAGAGAGCAACGCCACTAAAGGTTCCATTTAAGCAGAAGAAAAGAACGGTCCTTTCTAGGTTAAATTCCATTCCATGAAACGCTAGTGTTCTTAGAGCAGTGTCTTACATGCACATTCCAATAGTCACTTGTGATCATTCACAAATTTTAGAGAAACTTAGCAGCAACCAGAGGTGTTTGCACAGTACTGCTTTGAaacaaataagactccatcaccCACAAATCTCCTgccaaaaaaatttcattgatcAGATTCTATGGTCTGCAGATAAAGCTTGGCCACCTAAGGAAGTCAGTATTCATTATTCAAGCTACCACCACACCAGGGGGCAGTGAACAGAGTCCGGCAGGTTCGAGATCATGTCTGCCAACCTGAGGCAT encodes:
- the LOC140854262 gene encoding uncharacterized protein produces the protein MVGAALAKQQWSMNVASCCTVCGGLWMVDGGWAIVDHASEWHLSDRVLRQFGQTQGIPEQFDTSQGLHRIDRRGRARIDWRIRHAQYIDIWDARRDHIVHGDPILRGRSYTDDYMAWFFSITVRVIGQSQYAVSGYEGESSTVRLLTDSVSDLVLDTRRALSTTDEDERIQILREMERTGSGALRAIGVDPHTCAPWYGAVRTPDMSYTPSPYASHMPSPHIPHMSSFDAAQMPPPFHPQMAASSSSYIPQMPSPGTSWPHEYDTFFSGPSVYPDERVERVSQSVDDPTASVIPEQHDQQISSTDIGEELSQQEQPARTFLRRSKRPRAPRRPCGT